Genomic segment of Streptomyces alboniger:
TCCGCCTCACCCCCGAGGAACTGGCCGACCACTTCGCGGGCGAGGTCACCCCGGAGAACCTCGCCGCCGCCCTGGACCTCGGCTATCTCGGCACCGACGGCGACGAGCTGGTCCACATCAGCCGACGCCTGCTCGACGCGTCATCTACCCTCGTACGCAAGGGAGTTCCGCTCGCCGCGGTCCTTGAGGCGGGTCAACTCGTACGCGAACACGCGGACGCGCTCGCGGAGTTGTTCATCACGGTCATGCGCACCCACACCCCCGACACGGCCGAGGTGGACATCGAACAGCTCCGCCCGGTGGCCAAGAGCGTGGTGGAGGCGGAACTGTCGATGGCCCTGGACCGCCGCCTCAACCAGTCCTGACAACGCGCCGCGTCAGCGCGGGAGCCACCAACGTGCCTTGTAGATACCGCCGTTGACGAGCTTGTAGCCACTCTCGGGCCGGTGGACGCTCACCGTCGTCGTCCACCACGTCTCCTCAAGGCCCTTCTCCGGCGCGGTGGTCACGACCTGCCCGGTACGCGGGTCGTCGCCGACGGCCTTCACGGACTTCCGGGAGATCGCCTCGGCCCCGGCGAAGTCCCGCACGAAGACCCCGCCACGCATCTCGTACT
This window contains:
- a CDS encoding MerR family transcriptional regulator, coding for MTELAAAAGITVRTVRFYRERGLIPPPRREGRIAWYDDHHLARLRTIAALLERGHTLNGIAELADAFEKGRDVGELLGLGEPTEEQPVRLTPEELADHFAGEVTPENLAAALDLGYLGTDGDELVHISRRLLDASSTLVRKGVPLAAVLEAGQLVREHADALAELFITVMRTHTPDTAEVDIEQLRPVAKSVVEAELSMALDRRLNQS